A stretch of the Drosophila willistoni isolate 14030-0811.24 unplaced genomic scaffold, UCI_dwil_1.1 Seg608, whole genome shotgun sequence genome encodes the following:
- the LOC124461718 gene encoding uncharacterized protein LOC124461718 has translation MPRTRRGANLSGQTNRSRGMQDRRAIRSDAERQQSNADVRVRMAQLRDERNQQRQLERREARRFVANRRRGIDQHQQVLRAFTSHSFLRLAFQYEPDVEYYTHSKVVIGTLDKECPHCQALKFKNEPIGMCCSSGKVKLPEIETPPEPLHGLLIGTDPNSSLFLRSIRQFNSCFQMTSFGATEIVKIKIKNTAANGQQFNSTFKIKGQIYHKVGSLLPMPNEPYKFLQIYFMGGEDSERALANRVNTRCNYNHLNSPFATRIVSELDALLNEHNELLKLFKSHMHKLQSDNHAIFINPDRTPAGGHIRRFNAPVVDDVAGIMVGDHTATRQIVIRRRNNSLQSIPDTHRLYDALQYPLIFWKGQDGYCINLKQRDPVTGTETNKNISSKDFYSFRLMIRRGQDNIILRCRELCQQFMVDMYVKIESERLRYLRFNQQKLRAEEYIHLRDAIASNADTAEIGNSVILPSSYIGSPRHMQEYIQDAMDIIWTNLLFYYFYM, from the exons ATGCCACGAACACGCAGGGGGGCTAATTTGAGTGGTCAAACAAACAGATCTAGGGGCATGCAAGATAGAAGAGCAATAAGATCAGATGCAGAAAGGCAACAAAGTAATGCAGATGTCCGTGTAAGAATGGCGCAGTTACGAGATGAGCGAAACCAACAAAGACAATTGGAACGAAGAGAAGCGCGCAGATTCGTAGCCAACAGACGTAGAGGGATCgaccaacatcaacaagtaCTTCGAGCATTTACATCACATTCATTTCTTCGACTAGCATTTCAGTATGAGCCTGATGTTGAATATTACACTCATTCCAAAGTGGTAATTGGTACATTGGACAAGGAATGCCCGCACTGTCAAgcccttaaatttaaaaatgagccAATTGGGATGTGTTGCTCATCAGGAAAAGTGAAACTTCCAGAAATTGAAACACCGCCGGAACCATTGCACGGCCTCCTTATTGGTACTGATCCAAATTCTTCGCTGTTCTTGCGTTCAATTCGGCAATtcaattcatgttttcaaatgacatcgttCGGAGCAACGGaaatagtaaaaataaaaattaaaaatactgcTGCAAATGGTCAACAATTTAATTCCACATTCAAAATCAAAGGCCAAATTTACCACAAAGTCGGCTCATTACTACCAATGCCAAACGaaccttataaatttttacaaatttacttTATGGGTGGCGAGGACTCCGAACGGGCACTCGCCAATCGCGTGAATACACGTTGCAACTATAATCACCTCAATTCACCATTTGCAACGCGCATTGTCAGCGAGCTGGACGCTCTGTTAAATGAGCACAAcgaattgttgaaattattcaaatcaCATATGCATAAGCTACAAAGTGATAATCACGCTATTTTCATCAATCCTGATAGAACACCAGCTGGAGGGCATATACGTCGATTCAACGCACCTGTTGTTGACGACGTGGCTGGAATCATGGTTGGCGACCATACAGCTACGCGACAAATCGTGATTcgaagaagaaataattctCTTCAGTCCATTCCTGATACCCATCGTTTATATGATGCTCTCCAATATCCACTCATTTTTTGGAAGGGACAAGACGGATATTGCATAAACCTTAAGCAACGAGATCCGGTAACAg GAACCGAAACAAACAAGAATATTAGCTCAAAGGATTTCTATTCGTTTCGGTTGATGATTAGACGTGGTCAGGATAATATCATTCTACGATGTCGTGAGCTTTGCCAACAATTTATGGTCGATATGTACGTCAAGATAGAGAGTGAACGACTACGATACTTGCGATTTAACCAACAGAAGCTGCGTGCGGAAGAATACATTCACTTGCGAGATGCTATTGCCAGCAACGCTGATACTGCCGAAATCGGTAACTCTGTCATCCTACCATCATCGTACATAGGTAGTCCACGTCACATGCAAGAATACATACAGGATGCTATGGATATAATATGGACGAACTTgcttttttattacttttacatGTAA